The sequence below is a genomic window from Terriglobales bacterium.
AGTGGAGCGCATGAGCTACTGCGGGCATAAGGAGTTAGCGGCCGAGATCGGCATACCCCAGCGGCAGTTGTATAGCTGGCGAAGAGATGTGGAGCGTTGGCAACTGGGGCAGGTGGGAGCAGAGCAACGATTGACCCAGGAGCAGCGGCTGCAGCGGG
It includes:
- a CDS encoding transposase, producing MSYCGHKELAAEIGIPQRQLYSWRRDVERWQLGQVGAEQRLTQEQRLQRENQRLKQALAGKVVEVDFLRGALRRIEARRQHSNAAGETAS